Proteins encoded in a region of the Streptomyces akebiae genome:
- a CDS encoding OB-fold nucleic acid binding domain-containing protein, with amino-acid sequence MSAVPRSDKPAGRFRRMLDRLSSSQTDLESEELREDADTAGCTRICDCHDRQIVTVTGTLRTVTLRPRAGVPALEAELFDGSAALDVVWLGRRSIVGIEPGRRLIASGRISMSRGRRVLFNPKYELRPLGRE; translated from the coding sequence ATGAGTGCTGTTCCTCGTTCCGACAAGCCGGCGGGCCGTTTCCGGCGCATGCTCGACCGGCTCTCCTCGTCCCAGACGGACCTGGAGTCGGAGGAGCTGCGCGAGGACGCGGACACCGCGGGCTGTACGCGTATATGTGACTGCCACGACCGACAGATAGTGACCGTTACTGGTACCTTGCGCACGGTCACGCTGCGCCCCCGGGCCGGTGTCCCGGCCCTGGAGGCCGAGCTGTTCGACGGTTCGGCCGCCCTGGACGTGGTGTGGCTGGGCAGACGCTCCATCGTCGGGATAGAGCCGGGGCGCAGGCTGATCGCATCCGGCCGGATCTCGATGAGCCGGGGCCGTAGGGTGCTGTTCAATCCGAAGTACGAACTCAGACCGCTCGGACGGGAGTAG
- a CDS encoding DUF3093 domain-containing protein: MQLSVPPYEERLTAPRTWWLVCFLVGVSMALILLPFGTLPLLGGLAGGTAVAAVVTSSYGSVRIRVVGDSLIAGEAKIPVSALGEPEILDREEAQAWRTHKANPHAFMLLRAYIPTALRIPITDPTDPTPYVYLSTREPERVVAALEAAKKTAA; encoded by the coding sequence ATGCAGCTCTCCGTCCCGCCGTACGAAGAACGCCTCACCGCTCCCCGCACCTGGTGGCTCGTCTGCTTCCTGGTCGGCGTCTCGATGGCCCTCATCCTGCTGCCGTTCGGCACGCTCCCCCTCCTGGGCGGCCTCGCCGGCGGAACCGCGGTCGCGGCGGTCGTCACCAGCTCGTACGGCTCGGTCCGGATCCGCGTCGTGGGCGACTCCCTGATCGCGGGCGAGGCGAAGATCCCGGTGAGCGCCCTCGGCGAACCGGAGATCCTGGACCGGGAGGAGGCACAGGCCTGGCGCACCCACAAGGCCAACCCCCACGCCTTCATGCTCCTGCGCGCCTACATCCCGACGGCCCTCCGCATCCCGATCACCGATCCGACGGACCCGACCCCGTACGTCTACTTGTCGACCCGGGAGCCGGAGCGCGTGGTCGCGGCCCTGGAAGCGGCGAAGAAGACGGCTGCGTAG
- a CDS encoding potassium channel family protein has product MRVAIAGAGAVGRSIAGELLENGHEVLLIDKAPTAISVERVPQAEWLLADACEITSLDEAALQRCNVVIAATGDDKVNLVVSLLAKTEYGVPRVVARVNNPKNEWLFNESWGVDVAVSTPRLMSALVEEAVSVGDLVRLLRFSHGDANLVELTLPPESALAGTQVGEVEWPEDTSLVTIIRGTRVLTPTSDDSLEAGDELLFVAAQAREEQLEDLLSVRREDATS; this is encoded by the coding sequence ATGAGGGTCGCCATTGCCGGAGCCGGAGCGGTCGGCCGCTCGATCGCGGGCGAACTGCTGGAGAACGGCCACGAGGTCCTTCTCATCGACAAGGCGCCGACCGCCATCTCGGTCGAGCGCGTGCCCCAGGCGGAGTGGCTGCTGGCCGACGCCTGCGAGATCACCTCCCTGGACGAGGCGGCGCTGCAGCGCTGCAACGTCGTCATCGCCGCGACCGGTGACGACAAGGTCAACCTGGTCGTCTCGCTGCTGGCGAAGACGGAGTACGGGGTTCCGCGGGTCGTCGCCCGCGTCAACAACCCCAAGAACGAGTGGCTGTTCAACGAGTCCTGGGGCGTGGACGTGGCCGTGTCGACCCCCCGGCTTATGTCGGCACTGGTCGAGGAGGCAGTGAGCGTCGGCGACCTGGTCCGGCTGCTCCGTTTCAGCCACGGCGACGCCAACCTCGTCGAGCTGACGCTGCCGCCCGAGTCGGCCCTGGCCGGCACCCAGGTCGGTGAGGTCGAGTGGCCGGAGGACACCTCCCTGGTCACCATCATCCGCGGCACCCGGGTCCTCACCCCGACCTCGGACGACTCCCTGGAGGCGGGCGACGAGCTCCTCTTCGTGGCCGCCCAGGCCCGCGAGGAGCAGTTGGAGGACCTGCTGTCGGTACGCCGCGAGGACGCGACGAGCTGA
- a CDS encoding DUF3159 domain-containing protein produces the protein MTSLDKPTEDAQRGVQDAEGGQDGSHDSRAVTEAALFEAFGGVRGMVETVLPGLLFVSIYTINKDLHSAALAALGVSVLLVVVRLVMKDTVKHAFSGVFGVAFGVVFAMMTGNAKDFYLPGMLYTLGLGCAYIITTLAGVPLIGLMLGPVFKENLSWRTRNPGRKKAYAKASYAWGAILLGKCAILFPLYWWADTTQLGWVLIALKIPPFLLAVWLTWIFLAKAPAPIDVFAEMEAEERAAEERKAAARSAD, from the coding sequence GTGACGTCGCTCGACAAGCCGACGGAAGACGCCCAGCGCGGCGTCCAGGACGCAGAGGGCGGACAGGACGGCTCGCACGACTCCAGGGCGGTGACGGAGGCCGCGCTGTTCGAGGCGTTCGGCGGCGTGCGCGGCATGGTCGAGACCGTGCTCCCGGGCCTGCTCTTCGTCTCCATCTACACGATCAACAAGGACCTGCACTCGGCGGCCCTGGCGGCCCTCGGCGTCTCCGTCCTGCTGGTCGTGGTGCGGCTGGTCATGAAGGACACCGTCAAGCACGCCTTCAGCGGTGTCTTCGGGGTCGCCTTCGGTGTGGTCTTCGCGATGATGACCGGCAACGCCAAGGACTTCTATCTGCCGGGCATGCTCTACACGCTGGGCCTCGGCTGCGCGTACATCATCACGACGCTGGCCGGCGTGCCGCTGATCGGTCTGATGCTCGGCCCGGTCTTCAAGGAGAACCTCTCCTGGCGGACCCGTAACCCCGGACGCAAGAAGGCGTACGCGAAGGCGAGTTACGCCTGGGGCGCGATCCTGCTCGGCAAGTGCGCGATCCTCTTCCCGCTCTACTGGTGGGCCGACACGACGCAGCTCGGCTGGGTCCTCATCGCCCTGAAGATCCCGCCGTTCCTGCTTGCCGTCTGGCTGACCTGGATCTTCCTGGCCAAGGCGCCGGCCCCGATCGACGTGTTCGCGGAGATGGAGGCGGAGGAGCGGGCGGCGGAGGAGCGGAAGGCCGCGGCGCGGTCGGCCGACTAG
- a CDS encoding DUF3710 domain-containing protein — MFGRRKKKGSAEDAADAASEAEQVDGVAGEADAEADVERERVRLEPEPRPDGPWDSSEVREPGEGRVDLGGIFVPGVDGMELRVEVAGDAIVAATVVLRDSAVQLQAFAAPKREGIWGEVREEIASGITQQGGVIDEVEGPLGWELRAQVPVQLPDGTGGFQVVRFVGVDGPRWFLRGVISGRGAVEPQTAGLLEQIFRDTVVVRGEGPMAPRDPIVLKLPNDAQMVPEGVQQEEQAGSRFSGGMGQLQRGPEITEVR, encoded by the coding sequence GTGTTCGGACGTCGCAAGAAGAAGGGTTCCGCTGAGGACGCGGCGGACGCGGCGAGCGAGGCCGAGCAGGTCGACGGCGTTGCCGGGGAAGCCGACGCTGAGGCGGACGTCGAGCGGGAGCGCGTGCGGCTCGAGCCCGAGCCCCGGCCGGACGGGCCGTGGGACAGCTCCGAGGTGCGCGAGCCCGGCGAGGGCCGGGTGGACCTCGGCGGCATCTTCGTGCCCGGAGTCGACGGCATGGAGCTGCGGGTCGAGGTCGCGGGCGACGCGATCGTCGCCGCGACCGTCGTGCTGCGCGACAGCGCGGTCCAGCTGCAGGCCTTCGCCGCGCCCAAGCGTGAGGGCATCTGGGGCGAGGTCCGCGAGGAGATCGCCTCCGGCATCACCCAGCAGGGCGGGGTCATCGACGAGGTCGAGGGGCCGCTCGGCTGGGAGCTCCGCGCGCAGGTGCCGGTGCAGTTGCCGGACGGCACGGGTGGCTTCCAGGTGGTCCGCTTCGTCGGTGTGGACGGGCCCCGCTGGTTCCTGCGCGGGGTGATCTCCGGGCGGGGCGCGGTGGAGCCGCAGACCGCCGGGCTGCTGGAGCAGATCTTCCGGGACACGGTCGTCGTCCGCGGCGAGGGCCCGATGGCTCCGCGCGACCCGATCGTCCTGAAACTGCCGAACGACGCGCAGATGGTCCCCGAGGGAGTCCAGCAGGAGGAGCAGGCCGGTTCCCGCTTCTCCGGCGGCATGGGGCAGCTGCAGCGCGGGCCGGAGATCACCGAGGTCCGCTAG
- a CDS encoding response regulator — protein sequence MTRVLVVDDEPQIVRALVINLKAREYEADAAHDGATALALAAARHPDVVVLDLGLPDMDGVEVIKGLRGWTRVPIIVLSARHTSDEKVEALDAGADDYVTKPFGMDELLARLRAAVRRAEPVGGEEGDVIVETDDFTVDLAAKKVNRDGRDVRLTPTEWHLLEVLVRNTGRLVSQKQLLQEVWGPSYGTETNYLRVYMAQLRRKLEGDPSRPRYFITEAGMGYRFEK from the coding sequence ATGACCAGGGTGCTCGTGGTCGACGACGAGCCGCAGATCGTGCGTGCGCTCGTGATCAATCTGAAGGCCCGCGAGTACGAGGCCGACGCCGCCCACGACGGGGCGACCGCGCTCGCGCTCGCCGCCGCCCGGCACCCCGATGTTGTCGTCCTCGATCTCGGACTGCCCGACATGGACGGCGTCGAGGTGATCAAGGGGCTGCGCGGCTGGACCCGGGTGCCGATCATCGTGCTCTCCGCCCGGCACACATCCGACGAGAAGGTCGAGGCCCTGGACGCGGGCGCCGACGACTACGTCACCAAGCCCTTCGGCATGGACGAGCTGCTCGCCCGGCTGCGCGCCGCCGTCCGTCGCGCGGAGCCCGTGGGCGGCGAGGAGGGCGACGTGATCGTGGAGACGGACGACTTCACCGTCGACCTGGCCGCGAAGAAGGTGAACCGGGACGGCAGGGACGTCCGGCTCACCCCCACCGAGTGGCACCTCCTGGAGGTGCTGGTCCGCAACACCGGGCGTCTGGTCAGCCAGAAGCAACTGCTCCAGGAGGTGTGGGGGCCGTCGTACGGGACGGAGACCAACTACCTCCGGGTCTACATGGCCCAGCTGCGGCGCAAGCTGGAGGGCGACCCGTCGCGGCCCCGGTACTTCATCACCGAGGCGGGGATGGGGTACCGCTTCGAGAAGTGA
- a CDS encoding sensor histidine kinase: MATTPAPPLAPPKPTWDPRRPQNPLPWLRPTIRIRLTLLYGGMFLIAGILLLSIIYLLAAQAVNTGNAPLFKIVGGTDISVTSEKCPAVAGSTNVRLADFNAAISDCIDAQRQVALDTLLSRSLLALLGLAVIAFAFGYAMAGRVLAPLGRITRTARAVAGSDLSRRIELDGPDDELKELADTFDEMLERLQRAFTAQQRFVGNASHELRTPLAINRTLLEVHLSDPNAPTELQQLGKTLLATNERSEQLVEGLLLLARSDNQIVERKPVDLAEVASQAIDQVRSEADAKKVEIRGERAPAVVQGNGVLLERIALNLVQNAVRYNVQGAGGWVEVTTELQHGQALLVVTNTGPVVPAYEIDNLFEPFRRLRTERTGSDKGVGLGLSIVRSVARAHGGHIAARPREGGGLVMRVTLPV; this comes from the coding sequence ATGGCCACGACCCCCGCGCCCCCGCTGGCGCCCCCGAAACCCACCTGGGACCCCAGGCGGCCCCAGAACCCGCTCCCGTGGCTGCGCCCGACCATCCGGATACGGCTCACGCTGCTGTACGGCGGCATGTTCCTCATCGCCGGGATCCTGCTGCTGTCGATCATCTACCTGCTGGCCGCCCAGGCCGTGAACACGGGAAACGCGCCGCTGTTCAAGATCGTGGGCGGCACGGACATCAGTGTCACCAGCGAGAAGTGCCCCGCGGTCGCCGGCTCGACCAATGTGCGGCTGGCGGACTTCAACGCCGCCATCTCCGACTGCATCGACGCCCAGCGCCAGGTCGCCCTGGACACCCTGCTCAGCCGGTCCCTGCTGGCCCTGCTCGGGCTCGCCGTGATCGCTTTCGCCTTCGGGTACGCGATGGCGGGCCGGGTGCTCGCGCCGCTGGGCCGGATCACCCGCACCGCGCGCGCGGTGGCCGGCTCGGACCTGTCCCGCCGCATCGAGCTGGACGGCCCGGACGACGAGCTGAAGGAGCTCGCGGACACCTTCGACGAGATGCTGGAGCGGCTGCAACGGGCCTTCACGGCCCAGCAGCGCTTCGTCGGGAACGCCTCGCACGAGCTGAGGACGCCGCTCGCGATCAACCGCACGCTCCTGGAGGTCCACCTCTCCGACCCGAACGCCCCGACCGAACTGCAACAGCTGGGCAAGACGCTGCTGGCCACCAACGAGCGCAGCGAGCAGCTCGTCGAGGGGCTGCTCCTGCTGGCCCGCAGCGACAACCAGATCGTCGAGCGCAAGCCGGTGGACCTCGCCGAGGTGGCCTCCCAGGCCATCGACCAGGTGCGCTCCGAGGCGGACGCGAAGAAGGTGGAGATCCGCGGCGAGCGGGCCCCGGCGGTCGTCCAGGGCAACGGCGTCCTGCTGGAGCGGATCGCCCTGAACCTCGTCCAGAACGCCGTCCGGTACAACGTGCAGGGGGCGGGCGGTTGGGTGGAGGTCACCACGGAGCTGCAGCACGGACAGGCCCTGCTGGTGGTCACGAACACCGGGCCCGTGGTCCCGGCGTACGAGATCGACAACCTTTTCGAGCCGTTCCGGCGGCTGCGTACGGAACGCACGGGCAGCGACAAGGGGGTGGGCCTCGGCCTGTCGATCGTCCGGTCCGTGGCCCGCGCCCATGGCGGCCACATCGCCGCCCGGCCACGCGAGGGAGGTGGGCTGGTGATGCGAGTGACCCTGCCGGTCTGA
- a CDS encoding potassium channel family protein, giving the protein MHIVIMGCGRVGSTLAQTLEQQGHTVAVIDQDPTAFRRLGSGFGGRRVTGIGFDRDTLREAGIEEAGAFAAVSSGDNSNIIAARVAREMFGIENVAARIYDPRRAEVYQRLGIPTVATVRWTADQMLRRLLPSGAEPLWRDPTGGVQLAEVHASSAWVGHKISKMQEETGVRVAFLTRLGEAILPTSQTVLQEGDLVHVMMRTDDVEKVEASFAEGPDEEGGH; this is encoded by the coding sequence GTGCACATCGTCATCATGGGCTGCGGGCGAGTGGGTTCCACCCTCGCCCAGACCCTGGAGCAACAGGGGCACACGGTCGCCGTGATCGACCAGGACCCCACGGCCTTCCGTCGTCTGGGCTCGGGTTTCGGCGGCCGGCGCGTCACCGGGATCGGCTTCGACCGCGACACCCTGCGTGAGGCGGGCATCGAGGAGGCGGGCGCGTTCGCCGCCGTCTCCAGCGGCGACAACTCCAACATCATCGCCGCCCGGGTCGCCCGCGAGATGTTCGGCATCGAGAACGTGGCGGCACGGATCTACGACCCCCGCCGCGCCGAGGTCTACCAGCGTCTGGGCATTCCGACGGTCGCCACGGTCCGCTGGACCGCCGACCAGATGCTCCGCCGACTGCTGCCGTCCGGCGCCGAGCCGCTGTGGCGCGATCCCACCGGCGGCGTCCAGCTCGCCGAGGTGCACGCCTCGTCGGCCTGGGTGGGCCACAAGATCAGCAAGATGCAGGAGGAGACCGGTGTCCGGGTCGCCTTCCTGACCCGCCTGGGCGAGGCGATCCTGCCGACCTCGCAGACGGTGCTGCAGGAGGGCGACCTCGTGCACGTGATGATGCGGACGGACGACGTGGAGAAGGTCGAGGCGTCCTTCGCCGAGGGCCCCGACGAGGAGGGCGGTCACTGA
- a CDS encoding DUF4193 domain-containing protein, with protein sequence MATDYDTPRKTDDDVDSDSLEELKARRNDKSTSAVDVDEFEAAEGLELPGADLSNEELAVRVLPKQQDEFTCMSCFLVHHRSQLAREKNGQPICRDCD encoded by the coding sequence ATGGCAACGGATTACGACACCCCACGCAAGACCGACGACGACGTCGACTCGGACAGCCTGGAAGAGCTCAAGGCTCGCCGGAACGACAAGTCGACTTCCGCCGTGGACGTAGACGAGTTCGAGGCTGCCGAAGGCCTGGAACTGCCCGGGGCCGACCTCTCGAACGAGGAGCTGGCCGTCCGGGTGCTGCCCAAGCAGCAGGACGAGTTCACCTGCATGAGCTGCTTCCTGGTGCACCACCGCAGCCAGCTGGCCCGCGAGAAGAACGGTCAGCCGATCTGCCGCGACTGCGACTGA
- a CDS encoding PaaI family thioesterase, with product MRGTSAALRPPADATAPVRHPEAPAPGELLGAHYGQCFGCGDEQPHGLHLEARAGEGVTLTAEFTVRPAHQGAPGLAHGGVLASALDETLGSLNWLLRTIAVTGRLETDFMRPVPVGTVLHLRAEVTAVAGRKIFATAEGRVGSPDGPLAVRADALFVEVKVDHFIDHGREEEIQAAMNDPDQVRRARAFEVNP from the coding sequence GTGAGAGGTACTTCCGCGGCCCTGCGGCCCCCGGCGGACGCCACGGCGCCCGTACGCCATCCCGAGGCACCCGCCCCGGGTGAGCTGCTCGGCGCACACTACGGGCAGTGTTTCGGCTGTGGCGACGAGCAGCCCCACGGGCTGCACCTGGAGGCGAGGGCCGGTGAAGGCGTCACTCTCACCGCCGAGTTCACCGTACGGCCCGCGCACCAGGGCGCCCCGGGGCTCGCCCACGGCGGGGTCCTGGCCAGCGCCCTCGACGAGACCCTCGGCTCCCTCAACTGGCTGCTGCGCACCATCGCGGTGACCGGACGGCTGGAGACCGACTTCATGCGGCCCGTCCCCGTGGGCACCGTGCTGCATCTGAGGGCCGAGGTCACGGCGGTGGCCGGGCGGAAGATCTTCGCGACCGCCGAGGGACGCGTCGGCAGCCCCGACGGACCGCTCGCCGTCCGCGCCGACGCGCTCTTCGTCGAGGTCAAGGTCGACCACTTCATCGACCACGGTCGCGAGGAGGAGATCCAGGCGGCCATGAACGACCCGGACCAGGTCCGGCGGGCGCGTGCCTTCGAGGTGAACCCGTGA
- a CDS encoding sensor histidine kinase: MGRGKLRIYLGAAPGVGKTYAMLSEAHRRIERGTDCVVAVVEHHGRPRTEVMLHGLEQIPRRTLEYRDTVFTEMDVDAVLARRPRVALVDELAHTNVPGSRNEKRWQDVENLLAAGIDVVSTVNIQHLESLGDVVESITGVRQRETVPDEVVRRADQIELVDMSPQALRRRMAHGNVYQPDKVDAALSNYFRPGNLTALRELALLWVADRVDEYLNAYRSEHRVSRIWGSRERIVVGLTGGREGRTLLRRAARLAEKGAGGEVMAVYIARSDGLTSASPKELAVQRTLVEDLGGTFHHVVGDDVPAALLAFARGVNATQIVLGVSRRKSWQYVFGPGVGATVARDSGPDLDVHLITHDEAGKGRGLPVARGARLGRARMVWGWLVGTLGPLLLAPLLAGFETDLGLANDMLLFLTLTVAAALLGGLLPALAAAVLGSLLLNWFFTSPVHTLTVDDPTNIVAIVVFIGVAVAVASVVDLAARRTHQAARLRAESEILSFLAGSVLRGETSLEALLERVRETFGMESVALLERESDVDPWTCAGSVGPRQMDRPEAADVDMPVGDHMALALSGRVLPAEDRRVLAAFAAQAAVVLDRRRLQQEADQAKALAEGNRIRTALLAAVSHDLRTPLAGIKAAVSSLRSDDVAWSREDEAELLAGIEYGADRLDHLVGNLLDMSRLQTGTVTTLIREIDLDEVVPMALGGVPEGSVGLEIPESLPMVAVDPGLLERSVANIVENAVKYSPPGTPVQVSASALGGRVEVRVTDRGPGVPDEAKDRIFAPFQRHGDAPRGTGVGLGLAVARGFAEAMGGTLDAEDTPGGGLTMVLTVRAAPNGSGPDTASSGTDRAVDASTSADAAPSADTAGDAPGGTATSAERRTG; the protein is encoded by the coding sequence ATGGGACGCGGAAAGCTTCGGATCTACCTCGGTGCGGCACCGGGCGTCGGCAAGACGTACGCGATGCTGTCCGAAGCGCACCGCCGGATCGAACGCGGCACCGACTGCGTGGTGGCCGTCGTGGAGCACCACGGCCGGCCGCGCACCGAGGTGATGCTGCACGGACTGGAGCAGATCCCGCGTAGGACGCTGGAGTACCGGGACACGGTCTTCACCGAGATGGACGTCGACGCCGTTCTCGCCCGACGGCCCCGGGTGGCCCTCGTGGACGAGCTGGCCCACACCAATGTGCCCGGCTCCCGCAACGAAAAGCGCTGGCAGGACGTCGAGAACCTGCTCGCCGCCGGCATCGACGTGGTCTCGACCGTCAACATCCAGCACCTGGAATCCCTCGGTGACGTCGTCGAGTCGATAACCGGCGTACGGCAGCGCGAGACCGTCCCCGACGAGGTGGTGCGGCGGGCGGACCAGATAGAGCTGGTCGACATGTCGCCACAGGCCCTGCGACGGCGGATGGCGCACGGCAACGTCTACCAGCCGGACAAGGTCGACGCCGCGCTGTCGAACTACTTCCGCCCCGGGAACCTGACCGCGCTGCGCGAGCTGGCACTGCTGTGGGTGGCGGACCGGGTCGACGAGTACCTCAACGCCTACCGCAGCGAGCACCGGGTGTCGCGGATCTGGGGCTCCCGCGAGCGGATCGTGGTCGGACTGACCGGGGGCCGCGAGGGGAGGACCCTGCTGCGCAGAGCCGCCCGGCTCGCCGAGAAGGGCGCGGGCGGCGAGGTCATGGCCGTCTACATCGCCCGCAGTGACGGGCTGACCTCCGCCTCGCCCAAGGAACTCGCCGTCCAGCGCACCCTCGTCGAGGACCTCGGCGGCACCTTCCACCACGTCGTCGGCGACGACGTCCCCGCCGCGCTGCTGGCCTTCGCGCGCGGTGTCAACGCCACCCAGATAGTGCTGGGCGTCTCGCGCCGCAAGAGCTGGCAGTACGTCTTCGGGCCGGGCGTCGGTGCCACCGTCGCCCGCGACTCCGGGCCCGACCTGGACGTCCACCTGATCACGCACGACGAGGCGGGCAAGGGACGCGGACTGCCCGTCGCCCGGGGCGCGCGCCTCGGCCGCGCCCGGATGGTCTGGGGCTGGCTGGTCGGGACGCTGGGGCCCCTGCTGCTGGCGCCGCTACTGGCCGGCTTCGAGACCGACCTGGGTCTCGCCAACGACATGCTGCTCTTCCTGACGCTGACGGTGGCCGCGGCCCTGCTCGGCGGTCTGCTGCCCGCCCTGGCCGCGGCCGTGCTCGGCTCGCTGCTGCTCAACTGGTTCTTCACCTCACCGGTGCACACGCTGACGGTCGACGACCCGACGAACATCGTCGCCATCGTGGTCTTCATAGGCGTCGCGGTGGCGGTGGCCTCCGTGGTGGACCTCGCGGCCCGGCGCACCCACCAGGCGGCCCGGCTGCGCGCCGAGTCGGAGATCCTGTCCTTCCTGGCGGGCAGTGTGCTGCGCGGTGAGACCAGCCTGGAGGCCCTCCTCGAACGGGTGCGCGAGACCTTCGGGATGGAGTCCGTGGCCCTGCTGGAGCGCGAGAGCGACGTCGACCCGTGGACCTGCGCGGGCAGCGTGGGCCCCCGCCAGATGGACCGTCCCGAGGCCGCGGACGTGGACATGCCGGTCGGGGACCATATGGCGCTCGCCCTCTCCGGACGCGTCCTGCCCGCCGAGGACCGCCGGGTGCTGGCCGCGTTCGCCGCCCAGGCCGCCGTCGTCCTGGACCGCCGACGCCTCCAGCAGGAGGCCGACCAGGCCAAGGCACTGGCCGAGGGCAACCGCATCCGCACCGCGCTCCTCGCCGCCGTCAGCCACGATCTGCGCACCCCGCTGGCCGGGATCAAGGCCGCCGTGTCGTCGCTGCGCTCCGACGACGTGGCCTGGTCACGGGAGGACGAGGCCGAACTGCTCGCAGGGATCGAGTACGGCGCCGACCGGCTCGACCACCTCGTGGGCAACCTCCTCGACATGTCCCGGCTGCAGACCGGCACGGTCACCACGCTGATCCGCGAGATCGACCTCGACGAGGTGGTGCCGATGGCGCTCGGCGGTGTCCCGGAGGGCAGCGTCGGGCTGGAGATCCCCGAGAGCCTGCCCATGGTCGCCGTCGACCCCGGGCTGCTGGAGCGCTCGGTCGCCAACATCGTCGAGAACGCCGTCAAGTACAGCCCGCCCGGCACACCCGTCCAGGTCTCCGCGAGCGCCCTCGGCGGCCGTGTCGAGGTCCGGGTCACCGACCGCGGCCCCGGCGTACCCGACGAGGCCAAGGACCGCATCTTCGCCCCCTTCCAGCGCCACGGCGACGCCCCGCGCGGAACCGGCGTCGGCCTGGGGCTCGCCGTCGCCAGGGGCTTCGCCGAGGCCATGGGCGGCACGCTCGACGCCGAGGACACCCCCGGCGGAGGGCTCACCATGGTGCTCACCGTACGGGCCGCGCCCAACGGCTCCGGGCCCGATACGGCCTCGTCGGGCACCGACCGGGCCGTGGACGCGTCTACGTCGGCGGACGCCGCCCCGTCGGCGGACACGGCCGGCGACGCGCCGGGCGGCACGGCCACATCGGCAGAGAGGCGAACCGGATGA
- a CDS encoding response regulator transcription factor: protein MRVLVVEDEQLLADAVATGLRREAMAVDVVYDGAAALERIGVNDYDVVVLDRDLPLVHGDDVCRKLVELGLPTRVLMLTASGDVSDRVEGLEIGADDYLPKPFAFSELIARVRALGRRTSVPLPPVLERAGIKLDPNRREVFRDGKEVQLAPKEFAVLEVLMRSEGAVVSAEQLLEKAWDENTDPFTNVVRVTVMTLRRKLGEPPVIVTVPGSGYRI from the coding sequence GTGCGCGTACTCGTCGTCGAGGACGAGCAGCTGCTCGCCGATGCGGTGGCCACCGGACTGCGCCGGGAGGCCATGGCCGTCGACGTCGTGTACGACGGTGCGGCCGCCCTGGAACGCATCGGCGTCAACGACTACGACGTGGTCGTCCTGGACCGCGACCTCCCGCTGGTCCACGGCGACGACGTCTGCCGCAAGCTCGTCGAGCTCGGCCTGCCCACGCGCGTGCTGATGCTCACCGCGTCCGGCGACGTCAGCGACCGTGTCGAGGGCCTGGAGATCGGCGCCGACGACTACCTGCCCAAGCCCTTCGCGTTCAGCGAGCTCATCGCACGCGTGCGGGCCCTCGGCCGGCGTACGAGCGTGCCGCTGCCGCCCGTCCTGGAGCGCGCGGGCATCAAGCTCGACCCGAACCGCCGCGAGGTCTTCCGCGACGGCAAGGAGGTCCAGCTCGCGCCGAAGGAGTTCGCGGTCCTGGAGGTGCTGATGCGCAGCGAGGGCGCGGTCGTCTCTGCGGAGCAGCTCCTGGAGAAGGCCTGGGACGAGAACACCGACCCGTTCACCAACGTCGTACGCGTGACGGTCATGACACTGCGCCGCAAGCTCGGCGAACCGCCGGTCATCGTCACCGTGCCCGGTTCCGGCTACCGAATCTGA
- the dut gene encoding dUTP diphosphatase gives MSGGRPPLDVLIRRVDPDVPLPDYARPGDAGADLRTTESRELKPGERAVLPTGVSIALPEGYAAFVHPRSGLAARCGVALVNAPGTVDAGYRGEIKVIVVNLDPYEAVRFERFDRIAQLVVQQVEKVRFHEVAELPDSARAEGGFGSTGGHAAVDGASSTSGTTGGNRYASVVSDREGQ, from the coding sequence GTGAGCGGCGGACGTCCCCCTCTCGACGTCCTGATCCGGCGCGTCGACCCCGACGTGCCGCTGCCGGACTACGCGCGGCCCGGCGACGCGGGCGCCGATCTGCGCACCACGGAGAGCCGGGAGTTGAAGCCCGGCGAACGGGCCGTACTGCCCACGGGAGTGTCCATCGCGCTCCCCGAGGGGTACGCGGCCTTCGTGCACCCACGCTCCGGTCTCGCCGCCCGCTGCGGCGTCGCCCTGGTGAATGCCCCGGGGACGGTTGATGCCGGGTACCGTGGGGAGATCAAGGTGATCGTGGTGAATCTCGACCCGTATGAAGCCGTACGGTTCGAGCGCTTCGACCGGATTGCCCAACTGGTCGTCCAGCAGGTCGAGAAGGTGCGCTTCCACGAGGTGGCGGAGCTTCCCGACTCGGCGCGGGCCGAGGGGGGCTTCGGGTCCACCGGTGGTCATGCCGCCGTGGACGGCGCAAGCAGCACAAGCGGCACAACGGGTGGGAATCGATACGCTTCGGTCGTATCCGACCGGGAAGGACAGTGA